The sequence CGGTTCGAGTGTAGCAAGTGGAGTATACTTCTACAAAATCGAAGCGGGCGAGTTCCAGAGCACCAAAAAGATGGTACTGCTCCGATAGTACTATTCTGAAGGTGTGATGCCTTGAGGGGCCGGATTTATCCGGCCCCTTTTTTTGTCTGTCCACAGGGAATCCGGGCTTATCTTTTTTGCCGTGCATGTAGTTCGCGAGATACATGCCCCCTCACTGCGTCGATCTACCGTAGCAAAAACGCTACTATAGGGGGCCTGTACCGTAGCGATTCTGCTACTATATCCGATTGATGCTGCCCTTACCGATTGACCTGACACACCTTTTTTGCTAGTTTACCAGTACATTTTTCTGATTTTTTCCTTCCTCTCCACTAGGAGGAATTTCTTTGAACAATATGATGAATAAAATAGTAAAAAGCGTGTTTCTGGTTGTATTTGCTTTCATTTTCCTCATCCAGGCATCGCCATTTTTCTCGGCAGGCTGTATGGCGGCCGAGAACGACGATCTGAGGTTTGCCCAGAGGCTGCAGAGGGACGGGATGTTCATTGCCGCCGCGGAAGAATATCTCAGGTTCTCGGAAAAATATCCAGACAGCGCCCTTTGTCCACTGGCCCTGTTCAACGCGGGGGAATCGTGGATGAGGGCAAACAGGGCAGACAATGCTCTTGATGCACTGTCGATGATGCTTGCCTCTTACCCTGGTGATGAGAACAGTTGCAGAGCCAGATTCTATCGCGGCGACATAATGAGGGTGATGAAGAAGTACAGGGAAGCTGCGGACGAACTGATGCTTATAGAGGAAGCATTCCCCGAATGTCCATTAAAGGAACAGGCCCTCCTGCTGGCCGGGGAATGCAGGATATCCGCAGGCGACAATCATGGCGCTGCCTCGGTCCTTCGCAGGCTGGTGGATTCGGGGAGCGACGAGGCTTTAAAACCACGGGCGATGTTCGGACTCGCGATGGCGCTCGCAAATATCAGCAGGGATCTCGAAGCAGACCGGGTCCTGGAAGACCTGGCCTCTTCGTACGGAGATTCGCCGGTTTCTGCCCTCGCTTTTCTCAGACTGGGTGAACGGGCCGTGGACAGGGGAGAGACAGGGAAGGCGGAGGAATATTTCAGGAAAGTATTATCCTCGTACAAAGAAGACAACCTCAGGGAAAAGGCGCTGGCCAGATTAATAGATGTCAGGGAGATCTCAGGAGATGACAGCTCTGTGCTGGAAGAGTCTGTGAGATTCTTAAAGGATTTTCTCGATTCAGAACAGAGGCCCGGGATCTACAGGAAGGCCGTAGATTCGGCGTGGCGCCTCAAGAGACACGACAGGGCTCTGACGCTGATGAGTGACTGGGCCGCCGAGGGCAGCATGGCCGACAGCACAGGCGAACTCACATTGCTCAAGGGCAGGATACTGGCCGATCGTGGACGCATGGGAGAGGCCCTGGATGTGCTGAAGGAATTCAGGTATGGATGGCCCCGTTCCCCTCAGATGGTGGAGGGACTTCTGCTCGAAGCGGGCCTTCTCCGGGAAGCGGGACAGCCGCAGGCTGCCGCCGGCAGGTTGCACCTGGCGCTTATTGAAGAAGGTGACCCGACCATCAGGACAGGGATAGTGTCAATGCTTGCCGATGTATCAGCCAGGGGCCTTTCCGATACGCTTTCAGCGATCCGCTATTGGGAGATGGCAGCGAAGCTCGACGATACAGGCACCGTAGCGGCTGCGGCTCTATGGAATGCAGGAAGTGCCAGGGAAGCGGCGGGAGATGCAAAGGGAGCAAGATCACGATTTATGGAACTGGCCAGGCGTTTTCCCGAGAGTGAGTTTGCGGGCAGAGCCGGAACCCGGCTCAAGAAAATGGATCTGATGAGCAACCCCGATGATTCAGCAATAACCGAAATAGCAGCTTACGCGCTGGCTGATTATCCACAGGAGGTCAAGGCTGTACAGATGGGGATCCTTCTTCTTGAAAAGGCGGACAGGCCCGAAGAGGCAGTGGGCTTCCTGAACAGGGGCCTCAAGGATGATCTGTCCGATGTGCTTGCAGCGAAGGCGAGGTTTTATCTGGGGATGGCCCATTACCGTCTCTTTGAGCTGTCGTCGGTGGACGGCAGCCCGGATAATGGAGAAAAGAAAAAGGCATTGTCGGAGTGGCTCGAGGTGGCGAGGAATCATTCAGGGGCTGAGTATGGCGGCCGGGCGCACAGGGAATATCTTTGTTACAAACTGGAAGAGTGGAAGCTGGCGGACAGGTTAAAAAAGATCGATGAATTCCTGGGATATTACGGTGATTCTGAGCACAAGTGGTGGGCACGGGGTGCAAAGGGTGGGTACCTGTACGAAGCGGCATCGGGTGGAAATGCCTGGGCCGTGGACAGCGCACTGACGGTCCTTGAGATGACCGACTCGGAAGAATCGCCGACCGATATCAGGAAGGAAGCGGTCCTTCGCATGGGATATCTCTACCGGTTGAAGGGTGACAGTGAAAAGGCTGCCGGGTATTTCAGGCGCTTCATTGCCGCATACGGTGAGGATGAACGCTCCGCCCCGGTAAGCTATGATCTGGGCGAGGCTCTGATCTCCATTAAGGATTATCGCGGGGCTCTGTCTGCTTATCGGGAATGCATGAAAAAACGGCCTTCACGTTCGACAGCCGCAAAATGTGCCCTGAGGATAGGAGACATGAAATACTATCTGCGCGATTTCAGCGGGGCAGCGATCGAGTACCGGAATTTCAGCGCCGTTTTTCCAGAGAGCAATCTTGTGGATGAGACGGCTTACAGGGAGGCTCTCGCTCTCGAAAGACTTGGTGAGTTCGGCCATTGTGATTCTATCCTGACTACTCTGGAAAAGAGCGAAGATCTGCCGGAAGGGCTCAGAATCAGGCTTCTCTCCAGGCTGGCGATCCGCCTGAAAACGACCGGCAGGGCAGCAGAGGCGAAAGTCTTCCTGGAAGAGCTGGTAAAGCTCGAAAGAAGGCATGAGCACCTCGTCCTCTACGGAGAAGTGCTGCTTGAGACCGGTGATCTCAGTCAGGCAGAAAGAGTCTTCTCCGACGCGATAAGATTCGATGGAGTGGATTCCTGTAGAGTGACTGGTGGACGGGCAAAGGCGAGATTCATGAGAGGTGAGGCCGGGAAAGCAAGTGAAGATCTTCAGATGCTTCTCGAACGGAAGCCGGACTGCGCATTGATAGCCGGGATACTTCTCGAAAAGGGACGTTACGAAGCTGGGAAGAGCAGCTATGATGAGGCGGAAATCACATTTTCAATATTGAGAGAAAGATTTGCCGGAACGGGAGAAGCGTCAGAAGCCCTTTATGACATGGCGGTCTGCGACATGAAGCGGGGCGGATATGATCGTGCGATCGAGAGACTGAACACCATGTTGAGAGAGGTTCCCTATTCAAGTATCGCCGATCAGGCATATTTCAAGCTCGCCTCAGCATATTACGGGGCCGGCACACTCAACCTGGCAGCAGTCAATTACGGGCTGGCGGCCGAGGCATCCAAAGATGACGAGACTGTATTTCTGGCGCTGAAGAACATGGCGATGATATATCAGGAACTGGAAGACTGGGAAAGGGCAGCGGAAGGCTGGTACAGAGTCTGCGAGCGATTCCCCGGCAGGGATGACATCGTAGAGCTGTTCTTCAACCTGGGCTTCAGTTACGGGCAGTCGGGAAGTTTCGAGATGGCTCGGGAGGTATACTCCAGGATTCCGGGGATAGCCCGGACCGAGGAACAGCAGGGCAGGGCCCATTACTGGGCCGGCATCAGCCTGAAGAACCTCGGGAGGTTTGCCGAGGCGGTCAGGGAATTTCTCCGTGTCCCATATCTCAGGACGGGAGGGATGTGGGGAGTGACGGCGAAACTCGAAGCAGCGATCTGCTATGAACGAAATGGTCAGACCGAACAGGCCATTCAGATATACGAAAGAATAATATCGAGCCATGGCCAGAATTCCGATTGGGGATCTCTCGCGAAAAAAGCCCTCGACAGGATCAACGGAGTCGAAGCCAATGATGCGGGCGCCGGAGAATCGGGCACTGGCCAGGAGGACAGCGAAGGCTCTTCCGGGAACGGGGACATGTAGATGGCCCGTGAAAATCTTGTCGTAAAGGGAGCACGCGAACACAACCTGAAAAACATCACCGTCACTATTCCAAGGGGTTCTTTCGTAGTAGTCACAGGGTTGAGTGGTTCGGGCAAATCCTCTCTGGCTTTCGATACGATCTACGCTGAGGGCCAGAGAAGATATGTCGAATCCCTCTCCAGCTATGCCAGACAATTCCTCGAACAGATGGAAAAACCGGATGTCGATTCGATAGAGGGACTTTCCCCGTCGATATCAATCGATCAGAGGACCACAGCCCGCAATCCGCGTTCGACAGTCGGTACGATCACCGAGATATACGATTACCTCCGCGTGCTTTTCGCCCGTCTGGGCCTCCCTCATTGCCCGGGGTGCGGCAGAAGGATATCCAGGCAGACTGTGGCAGAGGTAGTTGACAGATTGACCGCGCTTGAAGAGGGAACAGGACTGATGATAATGGCGCCTGTAGTCAGGGGAAGAAAGGGCGAGCACAAAGCCCTTCTGTCCAGACTCGGGACGAGTGGATTTACGAGGGTCCGGATCGATGGAGAGACTTATTCCCTGGACGACCTGCCAGATTTTGACAAGAAAAAGAAACATGATATAGAGGTGATCGTCGACAGGCTCAAGGTTCGCAGCGGGGTCGAGAGGAGAATCGCTGATTCCGCCGAGACCGCGGCAAAAGCTGGAGATGGCGTTATCATGGTCATGCAGGGAAAGGAAGAGGTCCTGTACAGTCTGGAGTATTCCTGTCCGTGGTGTGGTGGGGGGCTCGGAGAGGTATCGCCGAGGATGTTTTCCTTTAACTCTCCCTATGGCGCATGTGAAGAATGTCATGGACTCGGCACGACGATCGATTTTGCAATGGAGCTGGTCGTTCCCGATGGTTCGCTGAGCCTGCAGGATGGTGCTGTCGCTTCAGTTGGGGCTCTGAAAGATAACTGGTTCCGTTGCAGGATAGAGGCGCTAGCCGAGCTTCATGGATTCTCCCTCAGCAGGCCGTTCGACAGACTTCCCGCGACCATAAGGAAGCTCATCCTTGAGGGTTCTGAAGACGAGATCGTGGTCAAATACGATTTCGAAAAGGGACGGGGCGAGTATGTCACGAACTGGGAAGGGATCATTCCCAACCTCAGGAGAAGATATCACCAGACAAGGTCTGATGCTGTTAGAAAATGGATCGAGACTTATATGACCAGGGACAGGTGTGCCGAATGCGACGGGTCGAGATTGAAGAAGGAAAGCCTGTCTGTAACGGTCTCGGACCTGAGGATATCTGATGTGACATCGATGACGATAGAATCGGTGGCGGAATTCTTCGACGGGCTCGATCTGCAGGGAAATGACGCGCTGATCGGTGGCCCCCTGATAACAGAGATAAGTTCCAGGCTCGATTTCCTGAAGAACGTGGGGCTCGATTATCTCACTCTCGACAGGTCCTCCTCGACCCTTGCGGGTGGCGAGGCGCAGAGGATCCGGCTTGCAACTCAGATAGGTTCAAAGCTGGTCGGGGTCCTTTATATACTCGACGAGCCATCGATCGGACTTCACCAGCGGGATAACGACAAGTTGATCGGTACTTTAAAGGAGCTCCGTGATGTCGGCAACACGGTTATCGTGATAGAGCATGACAGGGAGACCATACTCGCGGCGGATTACGTCATAGACCTCGGTCCTGGGGCTGGAGAGCACGGCGGGTATGTCGTTGCGACAGGCACACCGAAAGAGGTCGGAGATGTAAAGGAAAGCCCGACGGGCCGATACTTGAAGAATATGGAATATTTCGAGCCGGACAGGCAGGAGAGGAAAGGGAACGGAGGGAAGATCGTCCTCAGGGGAGCCAGGGCTAACAATCTAAAAAATATCGACGTGACCTTTCCACTGGGAAAGATGGTGTGCGTGACGGGAGTCTCGGGTTCCGGCAAGAGCACGATGGTCAACGACATACTGTACCGGGCCCTTCATAGAAAATTCTACAGGAGCAACAGGCTTCCGGGCGAGCACGACGGAGTCGAAGGTGTGGAAAACATAGATAAGGTGATCAATATAACCCAGTCTCCGATCGGCAGGACACCCCGTTCGAATCCAGCAACGTACACAGGGATATTCGGTCCGGTAAGGGACCTCTTTTCCAGATTGCCGGAATCCAGGGTGCGCGGATACAAGCCGGGAAGATTCTCTTTCAATGTCAAGGGTGGCAGATGTGAGGCGTGCCGGGGGGACGGGATGATAAAAGTGGAGATGCATTTTCTGCCGGACGTCTATGTCCACTGCCAGGAATGCAAGGCCAGGAGATATAACAGGGAGACGCTCGAGATAACCTTCAGGAACAAAAATATCTCAGAGGTGTTGGAGATGACGGTCCACGAGGCCTCGGAATTTTTCGAAAATATTCCCTCCGTGCGCCGAAAACTGAAAGTCTTGCAGGATGTGGGGCTGGGATATATCAGGCTGGGGCAGCCTGCGACGACATTGTCGGGGGGAGAGGCCCAGAGAGTGAAGCTCTCCACGGAACTTTCAAAGAAGGGAACGGGAAGGACTCTCTACATCCTCGATGAACCAAGTACGGGTCTACACTTCGAGGATGTCAAACTTCTGATGAAAGTACTCGGAAGGCTTGTGGATAAAGGCAACACGGTTCTCGTTATCGAACACAATCCTGATATCATCCGGCACGCGGATCATATCATCGACCTGGGGCCTGAAGGTGGGGGACATGGGGGAGAAATAGTATACGCCGGCCCGCCCGCCGGGATAGTGAACTGCAAGGAATCATGGACGGGGAAGATGCTCCGGGACCAGATGAAGCCGAAAAAGAGAAGAAAATGAATTGCGGGCCCGATGTCTACTTGACGCTGGCCCCCTATTAGTGATTATTTATAATTCGTGTCCGATATATAGTTTGTAAAAAGGAGTGGTTGATGGCCCGGAAGACACCGATTTATGATTCACATGTGGAACTGGGTGGCAGGATCGTCGATTTTGCGGGATTCATGATGCCAGTTTCGTTTGAAGGTATTGTGGCCGAACATGAAAGAGTCAGGAATAAAGTCGGGTTCTTCGATGTCAGTCACATGGGAGAGATAGAGATAACAGGTGGGGAGGCGGTCCAGTTCGCCGATCGCGCAGTCAGTAATAATGTGGGTAAACTGCATCCAGGCCAGATCTGCTATTCGGTGTGCTGCAATGATCAGGGAAAGATCCTCGACGATCTGCTCGTCTACAAGTTTTCAGACGAGAGAGTACTTTTTGTAGTAAATGCGGTAAACGCTGATAAGATCTACGACCACCTGACCGGGATCCGTGAGGGCGACGCGGAGGTGACCAATCTCAGTGAGACGACAGGGCAGATCGCCATACAAGGTCCCGCGTCGAGAGAATTGATCCTGAACAGCGATTTCTGCGGTCCAGTACGCGACAGGTTGAAGGAACTGGACTATTA is a genomic window of Candidatus Latescibacterota bacterium containing:
- a CDS encoding tetratricopeptide repeat protein, yielding MNNMMNKIVKSVFLVVFAFIFLIQASPFFSAGCMAAENDDLRFAQRLQRDGMFIAAAEEYLRFSEKYPDSALCPLALFNAGESWMRANRADNALDALSMMLASYPGDENSCRARFYRGDIMRVMKKYREAADELMLIEEAFPECPLKEQALLLAGECRISAGDNHGAASVLRRLVDSGSDEALKPRAMFGLAMALANISRDLEADRVLEDLASSYGDSPVSALAFLRLGERAVDRGETGKAEEYFRKVLSSYKEDNLREKALARLIDVREISGDDSSVLEESVRFLKDFLDSEQRPGIYRKAVDSAWRLKRHDRALTLMSDWAAEGSMADSTGELTLLKGRILADRGRMGEALDVLKEFRYGWPRSPQMVEGLLLEAGLLREAGQPQAAAGRLHLALIEEGDPTIRTGIVSMLADVSARGLSDTLSAIRYWEMAAKLDDTGTVAAAALWNAGSAREAAGDAKGARSRFMELARRFPESEFAGRAGTRLKKMDLMSNPDDSAITEIAAYALADYPQEVKAVQMGILLLEKADRPEEAVGFLNRGLKDDLSDVLAAKARFYLGMAHYRLFELSSVDGSPDNGEKKKALSEWLEVARNHSGAEYGGRAHREYLCYKLEEWKLADRLKKIDEFLGYYGDSEHKWWARGAKGGYLYEAASGGNAWAVDSALTVLEMTDSEESPTDIRKEAVLRMGYLYRLKGDSEKAAGYFRRFIAAYGEDERSAPVSYDLGEALISIKDYRGALSAYRECMKKRPSRSTAAKCALRIGDMKYYLRDFSGAAIEYRNFSAVFPESNLVDETAYREALALERLGEFGHCDSILTTLEKSEDLPEGLRIRLLSRLAIRLKTTGRAAEAKVFLEELVKLERRHEHLVLYGEVLLETGDLSQAERVFSDAIRFDGVDSCRVTGGRAKARFMRGEAGKASEDLQMLLERKPDCALIAGILLEKGRYEAGKSSYDEAEITFSILRERFAGTGEASEALYDMAVCDMKRGGYDRAIERLNTMLREVPYSSIADQAYFKLASAYYGAGTLNLAAVNYGLAAEASKDDETVFLALKNMAMIYQELEDWERAAEGWYRVCERFPGRDDIVELFFNLGFSYGQSGSFEMAREVYSRIPGIARTEEQQGRAHYWAGISLKNLGRFAEAVREFLRVPYLRTGGMWGVTAKLEAAICYERNGQTEQAIQIYERIISSHGQNSDWGSLAKKALDRINGVEANDAGAGESGTGQEDSEGSSGNGDM
- the uvrA gene encoding excinuclease ABC subunit UvrA encodes the protein MARENLVVKGAREHNLKNITVTIPRGSFVVVTGLSGSGKSSLAFDTIYAEGQRRYVESLSSYARQFLEQMEKPDVDSIEGLSPSISIDQRTTARNPRSTVGTITEIYDYLRVLFARLGLPHCPGCGRRISRQTVAEVVDRLTALEEGTGLMIMAPVVRGRKGEHKALLSRLGTSGFTRVRIDGETYSLDDLPDFDKKKKHDIEVIVDRLKVRSGVERRIADSAETAAKAGDGVIMVMQGKEEVLYSLEYSCPWCGGGLGEVSPRMFSFNSPYGACEECHGLGTTIDFAMELVVPDGSLSLQDGAVASVGALKDNWFRCRIEALAELHGFSLSRPFDRLPATIRKLILEGSEDEIVVKYDFEKGRGEYVTNWEGIIPNLRRRYHQTRSDAVRKWIETYMTRDRCAECDGSRLKKESLSVTVSDLRISDVTSMTIESVAEFFDGLDLQGNDALIGGPLITEISSRLDFLKNVGLDYLTLDRSSSTLAGGEAQRIRLATQIGSKLVGVLYILDEPSIGLHQRDNDKLIGTLKELRDVGNTVIVIEHDRETILAADYVIDLGPGAGEHGGYVVATGTPKEVGDVKESPTGRYLKNMEYFEPDRQERKGNGGKIVLRGARANNLKNIDVTFPLGKMVCVTGVSGSGKSTMVNDILYRALHRKFYRSNRLPGEHDGVEGVENIDKVINITQSPIGRTPRSNPATYTGIFGPVRDLFSRLPESRVRGYKPGRFSFNVKGGRCEACRGDGMIKVEMHFLPDVYVHCQECKARRYNRETLEITFRNKNISEVLEMTVHEASEFFENIPSVRRKLKVLQDVGLGYIRLGQPATTLSGGEAQRVKLSTELSKKGTGRTLYILDEPSTGLHFEDVKLLMKVLGRLVDKGNTVLVIEHNPDIIRHADHIIDLGPEGGGHGGEIVYAGPPAGIVNCKESWTGKMLRDQMKPKKRRK